A section of the Lodderomyces beijingensis strain CBS 14171 genome assembly, chromosome: 2 genome encodes:
- a CDS encoding mitochondrial 37S ribosomal protein bS6m: MYYELFAIARITDPLHVTKEATKIASTVGKLILNNRGVIRDITSLGARPLPKIVSREQERHFQGYNFIIGFDSSSNVQAQLLRTLRKDPRILRASMKKHDLTKSLNPGTSLEQALR; encoded by the coding sequence ATGTACTACGAACTATTTGCTATAGCCCGTATCACGGATCCGTTGCATGTTACAAAGGAAGCCACCAAGATTGCCTCGACAGTTGgtaagttgatcttgaacaacagagGCGTCATCAGGGACATAACGAGCTTAGGCGCAAGACCACTACCCAAGATAGTCTCcagagaacaagaacggCACTTTCAAGGAtacaacttcatcatcggGTTTGATTCCTCGAGTAATGTGCAAGCGCAATTGTTGAGAACATTGCGAAAAGACCCGAGAATCCTAAGGGCCAGTATGAAGAAACacgacttgaccaagagtTTGAATCCGGGGACATCTTTGGAACAGGCCCTTAGGTGA